A window of the Garciella nitratireducens DSM 15102 genome harbors these coding sequences:
- the ilvB gene encoding biosynthetic-type acetolactate synthase large subunit, which produces MKAAKAIIECLKNEKVNIIFGYPGGAVLPLYEALRQSNLKHILVRNEQSLVHYASGYYRETGQVGVCIATSGPGATNTITGIATAYMDSIPVVVITGQVNTELIGTDAFQEVDIVGATQPFTKHNYLIKNAEDIPRIFREAFYIANSGRKGPVLIDIPRNIQEEDIFFQEYDRVHIIGYQPTLIGNKRQIKRAIDKIKEAKRPIIYAGGGILSANAQKELLTFAEKTKIPVINSLMGIGSFPHDHPLYAGIVGSHGYIYSNKIIEKTDLLIVIGARMADRATGRFKELNPRMEYIHIDIDPAEIGKNIDAMIPIVGDAKRILKDLIQKNISIDTFSWLEEIEKIKQIYPINIKMQSGCFFINPKELIITLSDTLEDSACLVADVGQNQIWAALYYRIVGQRNYFTSGGLGTMGYSLPAAIGVKIGNPNRQVICIMGDGSFQMCLGELAVVREQNIGIKIIVFNNNKLGMVKGLQDDFYGKGHNFGVDLNDPVDFIKIAQAYSIKAYRVEKMDTFKKVWNKVLKEEEPCLIQCLIDPEYTRF; this is translated from the coding sequence ATGAAAGCTGCAAAAGCTATTATAGAGTGTTTAAAAAATGAAAAAGTAAATATAATTTTCGGATATCCTGGAGGAGCGGTCTTGCCTTTATATGAGGCTTTAAGACAATCAAATTTAAAACATATTTTAGTTCGCAATGAGCAATCTTTGGTTCATTATGCTAGTGGATATTATCGGGAAACAGGACAAGTAGGGGTTTGTATTGCTACTTCAGGGCCAGGAGCTACCAACACTATTACAGGAATTGCCACCGCTTATATGGACTCGATTCCTGTAGTAGTCATTACAGGGCAAGTGAATACTGAACTCATTGGGACGGATGCTTTTCAAGAAGTAGATATTGTAGGAGCGACACAACCTTTTACAAAGCATAATTATTTGATAAAAAATGCAGAGGATATTCCAAGAATTTTTAGAGAGGCTTTTTATATTGCCAATAGTGGAAGAAAAGGACCGGTTTTAATAGATATTCCTAGGAATATCCAGGAGGAGGACATTTTTTTTCAAGAGTATGATCGGGTCCACATTATAGGATATCAACCTACTTTAATAGGAAATAAGAGACAGATTAAAAGAGCGATTGATAAAATAAAAGAGGCAAAAAGACCTATTATTTATGCTGGAGGAGGAATTCTTTCCGCTAATGCACAAAAAGAATTATTGACTTTTGCAGAAAAAACAAAAATTCCTGTCATTAATTCTCTCATGGGAATCGGAAGTTTTCCTCATGATCATCCATTATATGCAGGAATTGTAGGCAGTCACGGCTATATTTATTCTAATAAAATTATTGAAAAAACTGATCTTCTTATAGTGATTGGAGCTAGGATGGCAGATAGGGCGACAGGAAGATTTAAAGAACTCAATCCCAGGATGGAATATATTCATATTGATATTGATCCTGCTGAAATTGGGAAAAACATTGATGCGATGATACCTATTGTAGGAGATGCTAAAAGGATTTTAAAAGATTTGATTCAAAAGAATATTTCTATAGATACTTTTTCTTGGTTAGAAGAAATTGAAAAAATAAAACAAATTTATCCAATCAATATAAAGATGCAATCAGGTTGTTTTTTTATAAATCCTAAAGAGTTGATTATTACTTTATCTGATACATTAGAGGATTCTGCTTGTTTGGTAGCAGATGTTGGGCAAAATCAAATTTGGGCAGCTCTTTATTATAGGATTGTTGGTCAACGTAATTATTTTACCTCTGGAGGATTAGGAACTATGGGGTATAGTTTACCTGCAGCAATTGGAGTAAAAATAGGAAATCCTAATAGACAAGTAATTTGTATCATGGGGGATGGAAGTTTTCAAATGTGCTTAGGCGAACTTGCTGTTGTACGAGAGCAAAATATAGGAATTAAGATAATTGTATTCAATAATAATAAATTGGGAATGGTAAAAGGTTTACAAGATGATTTTTACGGAAAAGGTCATAATTTTGGTGTAGATTTAAATGATCCTGTTGATTTTATTAAGATTGCTCAAGCTTATTCTATAAAAGCATATAGAGTAGAGAAGATGGATACATTTAAAAAAGTATGGAATAAAGTTTTGAAAGAAGAAGAGCCTTGTTTGATTCAATGTCTGATTGATCCTGAATACACTAGATTTTAG
- a CDS encoding putative ABC transporter permease, protein MNKKIYLYKYAIYGSLGICLEIFWTGFRSLMNQDYTMEGRTYIWMFFIYGLAVFLEPIHDRIRDQNFILRGFLYMVLIFITEFFTGLLLRTIIGKCPWNYTGNGSIDGLITLSFIPLWFGLGLLLEKVHDFLDFLYLIKDKNS, encoded by the coding sequence ATGAATAAAAAAATTTATTTATATAAATATGCAATTTATGGATCATTGGGAATTTGTTTAGAAATATTTTGGACTGGTTTTCGATCTTTAATGAATCAAGATTATACAATGGAGGGGAGGACATATATTTGGATGTTTTTTATCTATGGATTAGCAGTATTTTTAGAACCTATTCATGATCGAATCAGGGATCAAAATTTTATCCTTCGAGGGTTTCTTTATATGGTGCTAATTTTCATAACAGAATTTTTTACTGGATTGCTGTTACGAACAATCATTGGAAAATGTCCATGGAACTATACTGGAAATGGATCCATTGATGGATTAATTACTTTATCCTTTATTCCTCTTTGGTTTGGACTTGGTTTATTATTAGAAAAAGTGCACGATTTTCTTGACTTTCTTTATTTAATAAAAGACAAGAATTCATAA
- a CDS encoding DUF4363 family protein: MRKFLVVMIPIVTLSCFILIMLSGSFLKRSLGEEDNISQIIETIMKNIQNENWEEVHIEMDELERVWNKIVKRIQISSEREEINSFNSNIARLRGAILAKDRSSALIELSEAYNHWKNISN, from the coding sequence ATGAGAAAATTTTTGGTAGTAATGATTCCTATTGTAACATTGTCTTGTTTTATTTTAATTATGTTAAGTGGAAGTTTTTTAAAGAGGTCTTTAGGAGAAGAGGATAATATATCCCAAATAATAGAAACTATTATGAAAAATATCCAAAATGAAAATTGGGAGGAAGTGCATATAGAAATGGATGAATTGGAACGTGTATGGAATAAGATTGTAAAGAGAATTCAAATTAGTTCAGAAAGAGAAGAAATCAATTCTTTTAATAGTAATATTGCTCGCTTGCGGGGAGCTATTTTAGCAAAGGATAGATCTAGTGCCTTAATAGAATTAAGCGAAGCTTATAATCATTGGAAAAACATATCAAATTAA
- a CDS encoding YetF domain-containing protein, which translates to MNESLVVFIRAIIGFFSLLIFTRILGKEQISQLTYFDYVLGITIGSMAADLTTDLSSMAWPHWVGLLTWAILGYLMGKISLKWRYAAKYLEGEPIIVIMNGKIMESALKKMKYRVSDVLLLLRNQGVFDVNQVEFAILEPNGEISILKKAQYQPLTPKDMNIPVAPSGISTELIYDGILIEENLKQLKKDKEWLMNQLKMYNVHDVSEVFLATLDPTGSLYIDKYDDHIKKIVDIGDYKGPY; encoded by the coding sequence TTGAATGAAAGTTTGGTAGTATTTATAAGAGCTATTATAGGTTTTTTTTCATTGCTTATTTTTACTAGAATATTAGGAAAAGAGCAAATTAGTCAATTGACCTATTTTGATTATGTATTAGGAATTACCATAGGTTCTATGGCAGCTGATCTCACAACGGATTTATCTAGTATGGCATGGCCCCATTGGGTAGGACTTTTAACTTGGGCAATTTTAGGATATTTAATGGGAAAAATCTCTTTAAAATGGAGATATGCAGCAAAATATCTAGAGGGGGAGCCCATTATTGTTATTATGAACGGGAAGATTATGGAAAGTGCTCTAAAGAAAATGAAATATAGAGTATCTGATGTTTTGTTGCTTCTTAGAAATCAGGGGGTTTTTGATGTCAATCAAGTAGAGTTTGCCATATTAGAACCCAATGGAGAGATATCCATTTTAAAAAAAGCGCAATATCAGCCATTGACACCAAAAGATATGAATATTCCAGTTGCACCAAGCGGGATTAGTACAGAGCTTATTTATGATGGGATTCTTATTGAAGAGAACTTAAAACAATTGAAGAAAGATAAAGAATGGTTAATGAATCAGCTAAAAATGTATAATGTCCATGATGTTTCTGAAGTCTTTTTAGCAACTTTAGATCCAACAGGTAGTCTTTACATAGATAAATACGATGATCATATCAAAAAAATAGTTGATATTGGAGATTATAAGGGACCTTATTAG